In Desulfosediminicola ganghwensis, a single window of DNA contains:
- a CDS encoding DUF2878 domain-containing protein produces the protein MQTLANIRPLPKLWMIVTNFAVYQLNWLICIFGQNSFLWLALLLIACHMLVSPSPGKDMVLMAIITICGITLDGLLKAIGFFSFSSDFWPIPLWLITVWMTLGLLPNHSLNWLKGRWLLSALLGAIGGPVAYWAGVRLGVASFNWSTPSSLLLLALLWALFWPLMMFCASKVSPKTEVTVAK, from the coding sequence ATGCAGACACTCGCAAACATCAGGCCCCTTCCCAAACTGTGGATGATCGTTACAAATTTCGCCGTTTACCAACTGAACTGGCTCATTTGCATATTCGGCCAGAATTCTTTTCTCTGGCTCGCCCTGCTGCTTATTGCATGCCACATGCTTGTATCACCATCCCCAGGCAAGGACATGGTGCTGATGGCGATTATTACCATCTGCGGTATCACTTTAGATGGGCTGCTCAAGGCTATCGGGTTTTTCTCATTTTCCAGTGATTTCTGGCCCATCCCGCTCTGGCTCATAACTGTCTGGATGACATTGGGCCTGCTGCCAAACCACAGCCTGAACTGGTTGAAGGGTCGATGGCTGCTGTCAGCGCTGCTCGGTGCGATTGGTGGCCCTGTCGCCTACTGGGCTGGTGTCCGGCTTGGAGTTGCAAGCTTCAACTGGTCCACTCCCAGTTCTCTTTTGCTGCTGGCTCTTCTCTGGGCCTTATTCTGGCCATTGATGATGTTCTGTGCCTCAAAAGTGTCCCCCAAGACTGAAGTAACTGTGGCGAAGTAA
- a CDS encoding chalcone isomerase family protein: MKKIYLFILTIVMSTLPLSLQGMEIHNMQLQGSGSVRYMGFIKVYDAHLYTDPTTLPGEVLSPESSRCLKLNYAVSLTRENFIEAAEKILNRQHDPLTISKVRPQLDLLHQNYTEVDDGDSYVLCYNGEAQTTRLFRNGIEQVVIPSADFAAVYFGIWLGEKEPLSDNLRANLLSGLRGKKS, from the coding sequence ATGAAAAAGATATACTTATTTATACTGACAATAGTGATGAGCACTTTACCTCTTTCCCTGCAAGGGATGGAAATTCATAACATGCAGCTCCAGGGCTCCGGCAGCGTCCGTTACATGGGTTTTATCAAGGTCTATGACGCCCATCTCTACACCGACCCTACAACCCTGCCCGGAGAGGTGCTCTCCCCAGAATCGTCACGATGCCTGAAATTAAATTATGCAGTCAGCCTGACCAGGGAAAATTTCATTGAAGCCGCAGAAAAAATCCTCAATCGGCAGCATGATCCGCTAACTATCAGCAAAGTGCGTCCGCAGCTCGATCTGCTTCACCAAAATTACACAGAAGTAGATGACGGTGACAGTTATGTCCTCTGCTATAATGGAGAAGCTCAGACCACGCGACTGTTTCGGAATGGAATCGAACAGGTTGTCATCCCCTCCGCTGATTTCGCTGCTGTATATTTCGGTATCTGGCTGGGAGAAAAAGAACCGCTTAGTGACAACCTAAGAGCTAATCTCCTTTCAGGTCTTCGAGGAAAAAAGAGCTGA
- a CDS encoding DUF169 domain-containing protein, with product MTELRQRATAILELAGIETPVVGVYDAPHTLPFAPLVLARRCIFSSYENWQKGHCVLVNRESEGCRGAVYWLCGIEATSKEKMRHFYSQRKGLKATAELMENWLEDHPPHEPQESHLIVGPLKEGQDRYLKTITLYVNPDQLSLLLTGCEYENGPADAQPIISSFGSGCGQLAALFKDLNVPQAIIGSTDILMREHLPPEVMALTVTKPMFEQLCSFGENSSLFRPFWSTLRNKRSEQAVNGFGENPEQKYTEKI from the coding sequence ATGACTGAACTGCGACAAAGAGCAACCGCTATACTGGAGCTGGCTGGGATAGAAACACCCGTTGTTGGAGTCTATGATGCTCCTCATACCCTGCCGTTCGCACCTTTGGTGCTTGCCAGGCGTTGTATATTTTCCAGTTATGAAAACTGGCAGAAAGGCCATTGCGTGTTGGTTAACCGGGAGAGTGAAGGGTGTCGTGGGGCGGTATACTGGTTGTGTGGAATAGAGGCAACGTCGAAGGAGAAGATGAGGCACTTCTACAGCCAACGAAAGGGGCTCAAGGCGACGGCCGAACTCATGGAAAATTGGCTGGAAGACCATCCCCCCCACGAGCCGCAGGAGAGCCATCTTATCGTCGGCCCGCTGAAAGAGGGGCAGGACAGGTATTTGAAAACAATCACCTTGTATGTCAATCCTGACCAGCTGAGCCTGCTGCTTACAGGTTGTGAATACGAAAATGGCCCAGCCGATGCTCAACCGATTATCTCTTCATTTGGTTCGGGCTGTGGCCAGCTTGCGGCACTTTTCAAAGATCTGAATGTTCCCCAGGCGATAATCGGTTCTACGGATATCCTGATGCGGGAGCATCTGCCACCGGAGGTGATGGCGTTGACAGTGACCAAGCCGATGTTTGAGCAGCTATGCAGTTTTGGTGAGAACAGTTCTTTGTTCAGGCCATTCTGGTCAACTCTCCGTAACAAGAGAAGCGAACAGGCGGTGAACGGCTTTGGCGAAAATCCCGAGCAGAAATACACCGAGAAGATATAA
- a CDS encoding peptidylprolyl isomerase: protein MARENLQDGMYAKFNTSKGEIICSLEFEKTPLTVTNFVGLAEGTKELGGGAKMKGDKYYDGLTFHRVIPDFMVQGGCPLGSGTGGPGYTFPDEIDPSLKHEGPGILSMANAGPGTNGSQFFITHVPTPWLDGKHTVFGKVVEGQDIVNAIAQGDTINSVEIIRVGAKAEAFKADQAAFDALLANFEKNQRDKELAAMEAEVNLIKQNWPDAVSTPSGLKYVLVEEGKGDATPSSGAMIKAHYTGKLLDGTKFDSSYDRGTPIDFPVGQGRVIKGWDEAFLGMKKGEKRVLIIPPSLGYGPQGRGPIPPNAYMIFDVELVDF, encoded by the coding sequence ATGGCAAGAGAAAATCTTCAGGACGGCATGTACGCCAAGTTCAACACCTCTAAAGGTGAAATCATTTGCTCCCTCGAGTTTGAAAAAACTCCCCTTACAGTAACCAACTTCGTTGGCCTGGCTGAGGGCACCAAAGAACTTGGCGGCGGCGCCAAAATGAAGGGCGACAAATATTATGACGGCCTCACCTTCCACAGAGTCATCCCTGACTTCATGGTTCAGGGTGGTTGTCCGCTCGGTTCAGGAACCGGCGGACCCGGCTACACCTTCCCTGATGAGATTGATCCAAGTCTGAAACATGAAGGCCCCGGCATTCTCTCTATGGCAAATGCAGGACCCGGCACCAATGGCAGCCAGTTCTTCATTACCCACGTACCAACCCCATGGCTGGACGGCAAGCACACTGTTTTCGGCAAGGTAGTTGAAGGCCAGGACATTGTTAACGCTATCGCCCAGGGCGACACCATCAACAGCGTGGAGATTATTCGCGTTGGCGCCAAAGCGGAAGCGTTCAAAGCTGACCAGGCCGCTTTTGATGCACTGCTCGCTAACTTCGAAAAGAACCAGCGCGACAAAGAGCTTGCCGCCATGGAAGCTGAGGTGAACCTCATCAAGCAGAACTGGCCTGATGCAGTAAGCACTCCTTCCGGTCTCAAGTATGTTCTGGTCGAAGAAGGTAAAGGCGATGCCACCCCTTCATCCGGCGCAATGATCAAAGCTCACTACACCGGAAAGTTGCTGGACGGCACCAAGTTTGATTCTTCCTACGATCGTGGTACCCCAATCGATTTCCCTGTTGGCCAGGGACGGGTTATCAAAGGCTGGGATGAAGCATTTCTCGGCATGAAAAAAGGTGAGAAGCGAGTGCTGATTATCCCGCCTTCCCTCGGTTACGGTCCTCAGGGACGTGGTCCTATTCCACCAAACGCGTACATGATCTTTGACGTGGAGCTTGTTGACTTCTAA
- a CDS encoding 3-deoxy-D-manno-octulosonic acid transferase, which produces MHQRLGLYGRLARKKGKARIWLHAASVGEVHAADILIAELRKEIPEAEYVVTTMTIHGRKLAVELLSDDVICKLAPLDVPGIAGRVISKIDPDVYVCLETELWPVLLRRLNNRSIPTLLANGRMSDKSVTSYQKHAWLFQKVVENFTVLTMISESDKERYVSLGIGPKEVIVTGNLKYDRELPESPTDVRDRCRKTLSIVEGTEVFVCGSTHTGEENILLPVYKALKLSGELVWIIAPRHLHRLEQVETMLMEHGVRFDRYSALKEGHVRQHDVVIVDLFGELFEIYSIADYIFCGGSLVERNGHNILEPAMWGRTVMYGPSMGDFRDAVEMMDLQEAGLPVTGGRAIFDKISYFRNHREEYQLLCQRAGQVAVSQQGAAKRQAGLVASLLHSS; this is translated from the coding sequence GTGCATCAGCGTCTGGGATTATATGGCAGGCTTGCCCGGAAAAAAGGTAAAGCCCGCATCTGGCTGCACGCCGCCTCTGTCGGTGAAGTACATGCTGCCGATATCCTGATAGCTGAATTGCGCAAAGAGATTCCCGAGGCGGAATACGTTGTCACCACCATGACAATACACGGAAGAAAGCTTGCTGTCGAGTTGCTTTCCGACGATGTAATCTGCAAGCTGGCCCCGCTGGATGTGCCGGGTATAGCGGGACGCGTGATCTCAAAAATCGATCCTGATGTGTATGTGTGTCTGGAGACTGAGTTATGGCCGGTGCTGCTGCGCAGACTGAATAATCGCTCTATACCGACGCTGCTCGCCAATGGCAGGATGTCTGATAAATCTGTAACCAGCTATCAGAAGCATGCCTGGCTTTTTCAAAAAGTGGTGGAAAACTTCACCGTCCTCACCATGATCAGCGAGTCGGACAAGGAACGCTATGTCTCTTTAGGTATAGGTCCTAAAGAAGTTATTGTCACCGGCAACCTGAAGTATGATCGGGAACTGCCTGAAAGCCCGACCGACGTGCGGGACCGTTGCCGAAAAACGCTGTCGATAGTCGAGGGGACAGAGGTCTTCGTCTGCGGCTCCACCCATACCGGCGAGGAGAATATTCTGCTTCCGGTATACAAGGCCTTGAAACTGAGCGGAGAGCTCGTCTGGATCATCGCCCCGCGTCATTTGCACAGGCTGGAACAGGTGGAGACGATGCTCATGGAGCATGGAGTACGCTTTGATCGCTATAGCGCGCTGAAAGAAGGGCACGTGCGACAGCACGATGTCGTTATCGTCGACCTCTTTGGAGAGCTTTTTGAGATATATTCAATTGCTGATTATATCTTTTGCGGTGGAAGCCTGGTTGAACGTAACGGCCATAATATACTGGAACCAGCGATGTGGGGACGTACTGTTATGTATGGACCGAGTATGGGGGATTTTCGCGATGCGGTGGAGATGATGGATCTGCAAGAGGCCGGCCTGCCAGTGACTGGCGGCAGGGCCATCTTCGATAAAATCTCCTATTTTCGCAATCACCGTGAGGAGTATCAACTGCTTTGTCAGCGTGCCGGTCAGGTTGCCGTCTCTCAACAGGGAGCGGCTAAAAGGCAGGCAGGGCTGGTGGCATCGCTTCTCCATTCGAGTTAA